A portion of the Salmo trutta chromosome 1, fSalTru1.1, whole genome shotgun sequence genome contains these proteins:
- the LOC115165336 gene encoding leucine-rich repeat transmembrane protein FLRT2, with protein sequence MEFQAGLWNKDWGSFLRFWLTVILSLNVHFSCPATSCPEECRCDKTFVYCNERSLTSVPLGVTEGYKILYLHNNQINNAGFPWELHNVASVETVYLYGNQLDEFPINLPKNIRVLHLQENNIQTISRAALAQLPRLEELHLDDNSISTVGVEEGAFRDAVSLKLLFLTKNHLSSVPIGLPEDLTELRLDENRIAVIAEEAFQNVTRLQRLLLDGNLLTDEGVAPGTFQELSNLRELALARNSLTFPPPLLPTQSLVKLSLQDNQMDQIPVTAFSGLQRLERLDISNNQLQTLTQGVFDGLVSLRQLTVRNNPWRCDCTVKWVVVWLKSLPGSINVRGSMCQSPARVRGMAIRELTLDSIQCPAGTDLQPDLWPTLRSISPHPQLPTTTTLITSSMTSSIPTFTTSSYPTSPSPPPALPPHPAGPLPPYEDPLRISFHVVNASCIEVSWASYFTVTAYKVTWVKMGQSLMSDASRERTVSGERRKLSLTNLEPRSVYRVCVYVLDTLNSYRPGEDTICSDARTKSTSSSSNNNKATGSEEAQQDTNSTLLLAGVIGGAVLVVLVMLLSLFCWHMHKKSRSESSKWKYNRGRRKDDYCEAGTKKDNSILEMTETSFQIVSLNNEQLLKGDYRIQPIYTPNGGIGFRDCHLSNNSLAYCKSSNVPSTEFCHT encoded by the coding sequence ATGGAGTTTCAGGCTGGGCTGTGGAATAAAGATTGGGGTTCATTTCTGCGTTTCTGGTTGACAGTCATCCTGAGCCTCAATGTGCACTTCAGCTGCCCTGCCACCTCGTGCCCAGAAGAGTGTCGCTGCGACAAAACCTTTGTTTACTGCAACGAGCGGAGCCTGACGTCTGTGCCTCTGGGGGTGACAGAGGGCTACAAGATCCTCTACCTCCACAACAACCAGATCAACAATGCAGGGTTCCCATGGGAACTACACAACGTGGCGTCCGTGGAGACAGTGTATCTCTATGGCAACCAGTTGGACGAGTTCCCCATCAACCTGCCTAAGAACATACGGGTTCTCCACCTGCAAGAGAACAACATCCAGACCATCTCCAGGGCTGCCTTGGCCCAACTGCCCCGCCTAGAGGAGCTCCACCTGGACGATAACTCCATCTCTACGgttggggtggaggagggggcatTCCGGGATGCTGTCAGCCTCAAGCTGCTCTTCCTCACCAAGAACCACCTGAGCAGTGTCCCGATTGGTCTCCCAGAGGACCTCACAGAGCTGCGATTAGACGAGAACCGTATCGCCGTCATCGCTGAGGAGGCATTCCAGAACGTGACGCGGCTACAGCGCCTCCTGTTGGATGGCAACTTGTTGACGGACGAGGGCGTGGCCCCGGGGACGTTCCAGGAGCTGTCCAACCTCCGGGAGCTGGCACTGGCCCGTAACTCTCTGACGTTCCCCCCGCCCCTCCTCCCGACGCAGTCACTGGTCAAGCTCAGCCTGCAGGATAATCAGATGGACCAGATCCCAGTGACAGCCTTCTCCGGCCTGCAGAGGCTCGAGAGACTGGATATCTCCAACAACCAGCTGCAGACGCTGACACAGGGGGTCTTTGACGGGCTCGTCAGCCTCAGACAACTCACTGTTCGGAACAACCCGTGGCGCTGCGATTGCACCGTCAAATGGGTGGTGGTGTGGCTCAAGTCGCTGCCAGGCTCCATCAATGTGCGCGGTTCAATGTGCCAGAGCCCAGCGAGGGTGCGCGGCATGGCAATCAGAGAACTCACCCTGGATTCTATCCAGTGCCCAGCTGGGACGGACCTCCAGCCCGACCTCTGGCCTACCCTGCGCTCCATCTCCCCGCACCCCCaactccccaccaccaccaccctcattACCTCCTCCATGACCAGCTCTATTCCCACCTTCACAACCTCCTCCTATCCCACatcaccctcccctccccctgcccTGCCTCCCCACCCCGCTGGCCCCCTGCCCCCCTATGAGGACCCCCTACGGATATCCTTCCACGTGGTCAATGCCTCTTGCATTGAGGTAAGCTGGGCTTCCTACTTCACCGTCACAGCCTACAAGGTGACCTGGGTCAAGATGGGCCAGAGCCTGATGAGCGACGCCAGCCGCGAAAGGACGGTGAGTGGGGAAAGGCGGAAGCTTAGCTTGACCAACCTGGAACCCAGGTCGGTGTACCGGGTCTGTGTTTATGTGCTGGACACCCTCAACTCCTACCGCCCAGGGGAGGATACAATATGCTCAGACGCCAGAACCAAGTCGACCTCATCCAGCTCCAACAACAACAAGGCCACAGGGTCAGAGGAAGCTCAACAGGACACCAACTCCACTCTCCTTTTGGCCGGAGTGATAGGCGGGGCAGTCCTTGTCGTCCTGGTAATGCTGCTGAGCCTGTTTTGTTGGCACATGCACAAGAAGAGCCGCTCTGAATCGTCTAAGTGGAAATACAACCGTGGCAGGAGAAAAGACGACTACTGCGAGGCGGGGACCAAAAAGGATAACTCTATACTGGAAATGACTGAGACCAGCTTTCAGATAGTTTCCCTGAACAATGAGCAACTTCTGAAAGGGGATTACAGGATTCAGCCCATCTACACACCCAATGGAGGCATTGGCTTCAGAGACTGTCACCTCAGTAACAATAGCTTAGCCTACTGCAAGAGCAGCAACGTTCCCAGCACCGAGTTCTGCCACACGTGA
- the LOC115191655 gene encoding early nodulin-75-like, with the protein MCLWSPPLLSSPPTRHRHTLLVPAWGSVQGGADSVLKSELYGPHHKATRLQYGPQHKATRLRYGPRHKATRLQYGPHHKATRLQYGPQHKATRLRYGPRHKAIRLQYGPQHKATRLRYGPRHKATRLQYGPHHKATRLQYGPHHKATRLQYGPHQKATRLQYGPQHKATRLQYGPQHKATRLRYGPRHKATRLRYGPHHKATRLQYGPHHKATRLQYGPHHKATRLQYGPQHKATRLQYGPHHKATRLQYGPQHKATRLQYGPHHKATRLQYGPHHKATRLQYGPQHKATRLRYVPQHKATRLRYGPQHKATRLRYGPQHKATRLQYGPQHKATRL; encoded by the exons ATGTGTTtgtggtctcctcctctcctctcctcgccacCCACCCGTCACCGTCACACACTGCTGGTCCCCGCCTGGGGCAGCGTCCAGGGGGG AGCAGACAGTGTTTTGAAGTCAGAGCTG TATGGGCCTCACCACAAGGCCACCCGGTTACAGTATGGGCCTCAGCACAAGGCCACCCGGTTACGGTATGGGCCTCGGCACAAGGCCACCCGGTTACAGTATGGGCCTCACCACAAGGCCACCCGGTTACAGTATGGGCCTCAGCACAAGGCCACCCGGTTACGGTATGGGCCTCGGCACAAGGCCATCCGGTTACAGTACGGGCCTCAGCACAAGGCCACCCGGTTACGGTATGGGCCTCGGCACAAGGCCACCCGGTTACAGTATGGGCCTCACCATAAGGCCACCCGGTTACAGTATGGGCCTCACCACAAGGCCACCCGGTTACAGTATGGGCCTCACCAAAAGGCCACCCGGTTACAGTATGGGCCTCAGCACAAGGCCACCCGGTTACAGTATGGGCCTCAGCACAAGGCCACCCGGTTACGGTATGGGCCTCGGCACAAGGCCACCCGGTTACGGTATGGGCCTCACCACAAGGCCACCCGGTTACAGTATGGGCCTCACCACAAGGCCACCCGGTTACAGTATGGGCCTCACCACAAGGCCACCCGGTTACAGTATGGGCCTCAGCACAAGGCCACCCGGTTACAGTATGGGCCTCACCACAAGGCCACCCGGTTACAGTATGGGCCTCAGCACAAGGCCACCCGGTTACAGTATGGGCCTCACCACAAGGCCACCCGGTTACAGTATGGGCCTCACCACAAGGCCACCCGGTTACAGTATGGGCCTCAGCACAAGGCCACCCGGTTACGGTATGTGCCTCAGCACAAGGCCACCCGGTTACGGTATGGGCCTCAGCACAAGGCCACCCGGTTACGGTATGGGCCTCAGCACAAGGCCACCCGGTTACAGTATGGGCCTCAGCACAAGGCCACCCGGTTATAG